The Asterias rubens chromosome 1, eAstRub1.3, whole genome shotgun sequence genome segment ATGGAATTCTTATGAATTCTGATGTTTGCTTATTCTGTCTAAAGTGCGGCCATTTATAATGGGtttctctgtttgtttgtttgtttgtttgtacaactgATGCACTGATATTTAAAATGAATAACAAAGACATATTGATATTTATACGCAAGATGATGTTTTTATCAACAATTATAGATCTGAATTATAGAGTTGCCAAAGTATCCAACACATAATTGTTAACCAACAGCAGGTTTACAAGTCTCAGTTCTTATTAGAccaagtaactggggcgctaaactcatttaaaaaaatattttttcaaagatattttatacataaaaaaataGAACAGCGCcacagttactgggtctaagtTCTCATAGGTCACAAAGTAATACCTTTTCCTTCGGCATCTTTGATTTTCATGTCCGATCCAGCAGTGGCAAGAACTTCCAAAGTCTGCACATGTCCAAACTCGGCAGCTCTCATGGCCGAAGTCCTGCCTTTCAAATCGACCACGTTTGGGTGAGCTCCGAGCCCCAGGAGGAACTTGACCATGTCCTCATCGTTGACTCGGGCCGCCAGGTGCAACCCAGTCTCCCCATCGTTCGGCTCGCTGTAGTTGATCAAATGCGGCACTCCGTGTGAGCAGAGTTTCTCAATTTGTTCCTTATCCTGGTTGCGAACGCACTGCAGGAATTTGTGAATTTGGAGGATCTCCAGTCGTGTCTGTGCGATCGGCATTTTTGGGAAATATTTATCTCtccaaatatgttttaaaattaaaaatttgagAGCATTTTTAGAATATTGAGTAGATTACTTGCTGGTGTTATCAGGGTTTTTTTATGTACACACCGTTGAGTAAACTAATAAAATTCGAGTTATCAAAAATCTGGGATTAAATGTCTTTGCTCGGATGATGTTTCTGGATGTCTACCACCCGGCAACAAACAAACGTCCACAATAACACGATGCAAAACGTTGGATGGACTCAGACGAAATCTTGAATTTCACAACAAAGAATCCAAATTCGAAAACACGAAACTGGGCGATCCAATTTATACCGCATGTATTCTTCGCCACCTGTTATAAAAAAAGTTTCCAGGGAGTTCAACACAGATGTACACTTGCCAAGTTGCGGAGGAGACAGGTGTCCACTTAGTCACCCGAGTATCAATTAACGTTCCATTCTTCCCCGGGCAGACGGATTGGCAAAAGGATGGATCCTCATATCACAGTTAAACACCTTTTCACAGAAAATTAGTGTGGATTTCTAGAAGAACAGACGAATTCGGTACATTTGAGATCGGACTGGACGTGTACTTCCCACACGGAACCGCGCACAATCATAAATCGTGCACAAAAGGGAGCCATACAAGCAGCCGGTTGTCATGGCTGCACCACGGCTGTGTTGTTTACCTTTCAATACGGGCAGATCTCTTAACGCTGATAAAATGCGGTCAAGcattatgaataattcatcctGCTCATTTCCTTATCAATGCGGCTTGTTTGAAGTGGGAGGTTGGGGGTATGAATAATTCAGATATTTGTGGAAACATTTGACCGTTGTATTTTAGATAGTACATAGCTTACATCTGACGATTTACCAACAGTCATGTAGGCCTAATCATTTATCATGGAGTTAGAAATTAGAATAGGAACATAGGTTATTAATTATTCTGATTTCTTCTGCCAGCTTTAGCCCCTAGTATTACTCAACTTACTAACCGTATTCCCTAACTGTAGTCTTGTTTTCACAATCTTATAATCTATTGCTTCACAGCCCCTACCATAAAACATTTGTCTTTGTATTTTAGTCCTCGCTTCGTGTGGCCTGCTGGCCCAATTTAATCTTCTTAGAAATAATACGTTTCATTTATCCAAATTCGTTTCCCCCCTTAAAAACTAGAGAAAAAGGTttgcagatttgtttttaactaaGAGACGACttagttaaaaacaaatctgcaaACCTTTTCCCTAGTTTTTAGTCAATTTTTTTTGAGCTAGTACTTCTTTAACAAAATGTCAGAAAAGTTTAAAAACTGGACTTGGCTTTTACATACACTCTTCAAAGACTTGGTATTTTCTCATAATTTTAAGTTTCTGTTAAGAAATGCTtttcatcaataaaatgtgttacTTGAGGTAATTACCTACAAGTATGCAAGCTATAGAGCCCGAAGTAGCAAAAACTTAAGCCGACAGCCGTGCAACAGATAAGAACACATGTGTAACATGATGACTTTCCAATAGGATTCCAATTAACAAGTGAGATGTTAATATACCTTATTATTGGGAGACCATGCTACTCTAGAGACAACAGTCCAATTACTGCAACatatttgtaaaacagtttcacaAGAATATTCTCTCATTTTTCGAACAGTTTGCAATCCCAGCTAGTTCTTCATTTGTTTCATAGAACACTAAACTAATACAAAACACCAGGAGAACAAAGAAAGAAAgcaaaaaattcaaaacaaaaattataatataataaggTGAAACTTTATTCAAATTAACGAACACTCTCAACCTGTACCACCAAtcatgaattaaaaacaaaacattgtgtcAGCCAATCTGTGTAGTAGTTGTGTCAGCCAATCTGTGTAGTATTTCTGCTTCTAGAACAAATTTACAGTTTGTAATCACACCATGTCAAACAAGAAATATTCTAGAATTACGAATCCCACCTCTGGCAAAACCCTAATCTCCTCAACATTTACCATAATGTCTTACAGCTGAGCCAAGGAAATGGCGATATTAAATCTCAGTGACCAATTGGAGATTTTCATGTCACCATATTATAGAACATTTTCTCAAGACTCTGGTTaatcaaaatacaacaaaaacactgtttggtttggaaCGATTTTCACGATTTACCTATATCACACTTGTTATTAGGTTAAAGTTCACTGTTTTGCCAGAGCCATTCACATAGTTGATGGATGATCATACAATCTGATCATGTGTAAGAAAAATGCAATAGGCCTATAAAGGAATATAGTATCACTGTACTGCAGATATTTGGGCACTATTCTTTCCTGTGACATGTTTTATCACACTTGTTTCGGTTTTTTTAGCATTCGCAGCTAACACACTCAAATGCAAGGCAAAATCAGACAAGCATCATTTCAAAGAATTTAAATGATAAAgcattctgcttagcaaagctGCTTAGTGCTTTAAGCTACTTGATGAACTTGATGAgcagttttgttattattatattgatgTCTAGAACCTATTATTACCATTACAATTGAATATGAAAAAGTATTGTTCCTTGACAATTCTACAAAATCACATTGTCATGTATTTAATTATGAGAGTTATtggcaaataaataaacaatttccaGTTGAATTGACGATTTGTTTAAAAGACAATCATCCTGAAACTCATGCTTTTGCAGTTTAAAAGACAATCATCCTGAAACTCATGCTTTTGCAGATCTGTGATCAATTCACATCAATATTGTATCtatttaatattaaaacacAAGGTTGCTCATTTATACACTAACATGCAAACACAATTTAAACTGCCCTAAACAAAAGAAATTGTCATGTTAAAGATGCGATGAAATAAGGCTCCTCAAAATATATTGACCAAAGATAGGCAGAAAAAGGGACAGAGATGAGTTAACATTGCATTGATTActgtgtgatttttattttactctCAAGCAAAAatgcagagatggtttatgtttCTGCACTAGTGTAAACATTACGcagaattgtgttttttttacccagtgGTAAAAAACATTAATAGACTCCACCTAGGACCATCGATCTATCTACGACTCGTCGCAATGCTGTAATGAAGAAAGATTTATTCAGCAAAGGACTGGCCGGCCCTTTTGTCACTGCTGTATGAAACTGTACATTTCAAACTTTTATCTGTGggtaatgtacatgtgtataaagGATAACCATTTCAAGTTTTCATGATCACTATCGACAGCAATGATGTTATAGTACAAAAATTGCAGATTGTATCATTATATATGCAAAGTAATCTCGTATGTTTGTTGTCCATATAATTGTTCAAGTCTTTCTCTTTTGTTCAGCTTTACCAGCAGCAATATAGAAAGCGTAGCCCAGGAAGGCAAAACAGACTCCAGCAATACTCATGGCTGCATTGTAGGCTATCCGAACTCTGGGATCGACATTCCTTCCAGCTTTGACGGCTTCATTCTGCCAATCATTGGTCTACAGAAACAGACGGAGGAGACGGAGGGAGGAAAAAGGGGACATGTTGAGGAACCTCTTCAAAGCAATGTGGGTTTTTACAAGGAGATCATCTACTTCTTGGGCATTGAGTAATCAAACAGGGAGTAACAGGTCAATGCCGTGCCAACCACCGTCAGTCCCATGATAGTGGCATAGGTGAATGTGTCAAAGCCGCCTCCTTTAAGATGAATTGGAAGTCCGTTATCACTCTGTCAAGAGATATAAAGAAGGGGCGGCTAGCTGGTTGACTTCAAAGTGATTGTACAATCTAGCAATGCAATTCTTTTTACTGTGTGTTAAATAGATTTTGCTGGAGAAAGAAGGCATTTAGCCAAACTAATACAGTAAGGGCAGAGTCCAAATTCAGCCACTTCAAATGCAGCTATGGCCATTGTCTGCAACAGCAATGTTGAAGAATAAACAGTTATAGCGCTCCGGCCATAGCCACTGCTGAAGCCACTTAATCAGACACAGCCTTAGAACTCCAGTTAATGAATTACATTTTCCAAACACTACGGTAGAATAACAATGTACAGTAGATGACTCAGTTTTGATAATCCTGGTCAACATGAACATGGCTCTTGCTTTGGTGCCACATTACACTTCCAAAACTTTttctgattttgtatttttctgaCCAATGTAGAAAGAATTCTTTGACCCTTCTTATCTCAAGGATGAACACTAGGACCCTGTTTTTCTGTTTGattcatttgttttaaacttcaTGACAGCAGCAGTTCAACTCACCTGAAACTTAGATTGGCCCTCCTTGATTTTGCTTTCAAGCTGTGACCTAACACTAGTGGAGAAGTTCAACCTGGCCTGGGGAACCAGGGACCTCAGCATCTGTTAACAACAAATTTAGGAATTTACTTATTGTTTTTAGTTATTTAAAATGACAAGTATAAATATCTTTTAGAAgtttcaaaaatatttgtggAAATTGGGTAAACGGCTGCAAATAATCCTCATTTGAAGTAAAGAGTGGTGAAACTACTAAATGAAAATAATGCTTGCAATTGCAACTTGCTCAACTTGTAgaacctttggtatttgtcaaagaccagttttctcacttggtgtgtctcaacatatacgcacaaaataacaaacctttagtCGTCAAAGTTCtgagataataataagaaaaaatacccttgacCACGAAGTTGTGCACTTTTAGATGCTggttttgggacctcaaaatctaatcctgaggtctcaaaataaaaataaaaattacttctttctcaaaaactacataacttcaaatggagccgtttctcacaatgtttttgctatgcattgctcgttaccaagtacgtttttatcatgataacaattattttgagtaattaccaatagtgtccagtgcctttgaagcaCTCCAAAGACTACCATGTATAGTTTTAACAAGGTTTAAAATTTATACTGGACTACAGGGTTGAGGGCAGTGATTTTCGCACAGTCGTGCTACTAAACTTATTTGACAGGACTTAGTCTAATGCAGCCTCATTAATACTCTACTCATAACTGGAAGGACAGCACTGAAAATCAATCCCGATTTGCCTAACACACTTGTTAAAACATTCAAGCATTTGTCAGGCGCTTAGTTCACATGTTAACTTCAACGCagtacatttaaaataaatcatgtttttaGGAAATCGTTTGTCATCCTAAAATGGAACAAGATCAGAAAAGAAATAGAGGTGACTAGTTGCTCTATGACTTGATGCGTCTTTTGACAGCCCGCTCTGCGTAGATAAGTCTTTAAAACACAGAATGGATCAACAACACTGAAACTGCCACTGCCACATGACAGGTCTCATTTAAATATCCAGTGAAGTGTATTTAGATATTTCAAAGTCACACTCCCAGGGGTTTATGATCATTACGATCATTATGGCAATcggaaaattaaaaacattgtggCGAGATCATCATACACCCACGGAATGAGTAGCAAAAGTCGAGTCTGACTCTCTGTCTCACTCTCAGTGATACATGCTGGTCCTTGCTTGCtgtgtgtatttattttcaatctttcaaaattcaatttcatttctCTTGTCTTGAGTCTTTTCTCGTCTCAAGAAATATTTGTCTTTTGAGGAAGTTTCCGTATTgcgccaacactttttcattcgatatgaaataatatagtatctaatttacctcaacgaGATAtcccattttgtaaaaattagtgaaaaagtggtggcgaagtgcggaaagttatccgtctTTTAACTCTTCGGTCGTATGCTTTATTTGTAGTCAACATTTCAGGACTGCATAACTTATTTCAGTCTTTATACCACATGAATGAATACAAATATAAAAGGAGTACGTGCAAAACATAATCCATTATTTAGGAGGGCGCCCTCTCCCTCACGGCCAAAAAAACACGCACGAACGATTCCTCCCACCACTCTCACTCAGTCCGTGAATTCCGTGGCTTACTAAATGCTTTTTTACGACAAAATATCAATCACTTGAGTTGACATATACTCCCAAAATAAGCTTAAAGTAACGGTTCATGTGAAAATTAACTCAATTCACTTACCAATACCCTATTCATTGTCTATCTATATGGCGAAATACCAGCGTTCTTGTTTTAATTtccactcaaaacaattttgtcgTACTCTTCTAATGCGTTTTGCATGTATGAACTGGTTCCATGCAAGTATAAAGCTTAAAATATAAGAAGTGGTTCTGGGTACCGGACAAAATCAAGTCTAaagaaacagcgccctcacttttTGGGAAGGTTCTTTTAACACTTTCTACACACCACCCGGTTACCAAATGCACTTGACCGGTTACAAACGTCCATAGATTTGCTTTCCTTAGTTTGAAGACGGAAAAATTCACTTTATAAATGGCTTACAAGTTCAGACCGATGGGTGGTCGAGTTGGACCTGCAACTCCAGAAATGGCATACTCTCCAGCAGTAAGTTTTATGATGCCAATTAATTTTATGTACCAAATCTCAAATGAGattctcatcatcatcatgtgtGTCTTTACTTTtaattaagtttttttatgtttaCTCTTTATTTCTTATAATATTTCAAGTTCATGACCTTCTGTCGAGGTAGTCACTAGTCACTTTGGGAAAAAGTTTCgatatcacgccaccactttttcattcgatatgaaattataataatagtagtaggcctatacctcaataatattat includes the following:
- the LOC117292696 gene encoding cytochrome c oxidase subunit 7A2, mitochondrial-like, which translates into the protein MNRVLMLRSLVPQARLNFSTSVRSQLESKIKEGQSKFQSDNGLPIHLKGGGFDTFTYATIMGLTVVGTALTCYSLFDYSMPKK